Part of the Impatiens glandulifera chromosome 8, dImpGla2.1, whole genome shotgun sequence genome is shown below.
TTAGGTCAGATAATTTTGGACCAAAAGAAAATACGAAtcaacaaaaacatttaaaaaaatcaatctattTAAACTAAtcaataaacatgtcaaaatcggGTCGATCTAAGTAAACTCAAAATAGACCCGCCAAcgttttgtgtttttatttactcactcaaatatttttttagaatttttgtgtaTGCAGAtttgtgatttaattttatttttgtttttgtgttgatatcattttaaattgaaatagagatatgaattaattacatcGGGTTATTAGGAAAATCCAGTTGGGctcaaatgaattaaaaatatagataGAGATTTTGAACCGAATTAGATAGTATCGTTAAACCCATTAACCTGAATTCGTAACATGAAATTGACCCGAATTGTCACCCTTTTTTAAACtctttagtttttttcttcaaaattcaaCCATAATCAACATCATctatcatcaatcaaattagtcaaatttattcatcaaaataccactcaaaattattcatataaactCAAACCCAATAATTATTGTTATGATtctaattatgaataaaaaacatgataaatatatatatatagaaatgggGTAAAAATTGAATGACCTACCTGATTATCCTCATCATCGAAGAAAGTATCATTTAGGGATCGATGAAATGCTTCGAAATCTGAAAACTCAAGGCCATAATTTCCAGGGCGAATGTGAGCATTAACGATGGAGGATAATTCAATCATATCAGCTTCGTAGCTGAGACGACGGAGGGCTTGGCTGAGTTCGTCGATGGTTATCATTCCGTCGTCGTTCTTGTCGAAGAAATCAAATATTCGACGGAGACGGAGAGTGTTGAGGCTGGAACTCTGGAGACTGAATGATGTCGGCAATTTCTCCTTGGAGCCATTCAAACTCTGTTTCTGACATTGATCGGTTGTCGTCGTCGATTCCATTAGCAGATCGATCGAAAGCAGATCTCAATGAGTTtgtgagagagagaaagaggaaaAATGTTGGTTATGAGTTGTTTTTAGATCCAAGAATCGCTCCGTTTTAAAGGGAGaattgacgaagaagaagaagatggagaGAAAGTGTTTTGAAGAAAGTTGAAACGCGATCTCCACATGTGTTGGATGCGATGTAATTGGATTAGAGATATTGTAAATCTAATATTCATACTAATATTGtcaataaaaatttatgttCGGATCAGATcgacattttaacattattaataaaaatgttaaaatcgGGTCAAACTAACAATCGTTTTATAATCttcctttataaaattttttttgtttacccTTTTCTactaattcattattttttatagagtTTTCATAaatgaatttgtgatttaatttATCATTGTTTTGtgttaatatcattttaatataaaataaagaaatgtgATATTCAGGTATGGATGGGCTCCAAtcccacctaaattaaattgctaaaagaaaagtttttatatatttgtttgagatATAAGTCTTAGCCCAGTTGGTTAtgttattaaaatatgaatatgagGTTATGTGATCAAACTCTGGTCTCACCTTtaacctattttattttatattaatatataaataaaattttgtaaattatataataatattatttattttaaaattatattcatataataattatatattattttttatttatttaaatataattattaatacaaattatttataaggttaaatataaaaattaaaataataataatagtgttttatatttcttaattttaaactatttcaaaattttataagaaaatataaattaatattaataaacaagttaaaataaataatttgatatccctactcaaaaacttaacaaatctcctagaattgatgttgatgtaagttctcttaaacttgatccaacattacgtattccgatatggaaatattcttttaatcaaatggataaaattaaacgagcttatatcaagatggggtcatatcaacctattaaggatgagtacccgccgaccaaatttcgAAATCAAAAttgacggttccaaagtcattggtttaagaaatttacttggttagaatactctcattTGAAaaatgctgctttttgtttcccgtgtttcttgttttaacataagcaacaccaaaaacctacatttacaatagatggattcaaatattgaaagcgagttaatgatgaggataaatgctcttttgttatgcatataagatataatatttcaccacataatagggtagttgaatatcttgataatctaatgaatatccttgtcatattgacaaagtactaaatgcacagtcttcagatgaaaaacaaaataacagattacggcttacggcttacagcaactattgaaagcactcggtggctcactttgcaagcgtgtgcattgagagggcatggcGAGTTTCCATCctctaataatcgtggaaattttattgaaaaaaaagcggaacatagaaagttaaatctgagatgcaagttggagtcagccccaggtaatttttcatcctagCTCCGCCCCCGGTGATATTAATTATATCTGATTAAATCGAATTTGGTTTGAGCTAAGTTAGATTAATTGAGTCGGTTTTGAGTTAATTATAGGTTTATGTTAGAGATTTTAACATAAACTAGCATATGTATtctgtgcatttgcacgagtaataataatataaaaaactgtgaaacaaatattacggtaaaatttttatgggcgggtcaacccacaatccgaaccaagtatccatttactctcacatatatccaaattaaccacagctctcgacccggcaatccggacactttaaaaattaagcatcattatatatatatatatatatatatatatatatatatatatatatatatatatatatagattagttagttaaaaagttgaatttatattgttaaaatgtcacgcgtttatcaaattttgagttaaatttaaaatataaagtgttattagtctagttggttaaaaagttgtacttgttgtgttaggttgcaagttcaaaccatacctatagcatttttaattttatttttaaccgttttaagtttatgggcgggtcaacccacaatccgacccaagtatccatttactctcacatatatccaaattaaccacagctctcgacccgacaatacggatactttaaaaattaagcatcattatatatatatatattagttagttaaaaagttgaacttatattgttaaaatgtcacgcgtttatcaaattttgggttgagtttaaaatataaagagttattagcctagttggttaaaaagttgtacttgttttgttaggttgcaagtttcgaaccatacctatagcatttttaattttattcttaaccgttttaagtttatgggcggatcaacccacaatccgacccaaatatccatttactctcacatatatctaaattaaccacagctctcgacccggcaatccggacactttaaaaattaagcattatatatagattattaaacATGTCAGAATAATGTTAGTAATACCGCTCAATCCGCTGACCTAACCCGAACTTTGGACATGAATCATCAGCCCTAACTGTTATACCGATATAATATGAACCTAAAAAATCAAAGTATTAAAACCggatattcttattaatttgagattaattttccATTAAATCGtgttattaaattaatcatatttacgGTTCAAACtcagtttattttaaaacttaatttatttattatttttatttaattcatttatattatatatatatatatatatggttgttttataaatttgatatttatattttaatattttaatttaaattattacttttataaatttaataatttataatttaatatatcaatttaaaatattattttataaatttgattatttatattttaatattaatatttacattattattttaataaatttaattatttatattttaatattactatttaaataattattttaatttaattatttatttttcaatataataataaatattcacttcatcttattcatacataattaaTGCATCATAAtcataacaataatttaataatacataaaaatattacaatcatttatttttaaattattgacaaTTTTATTCTGGGGCAACGTTTACTACGTCTTGTGTGTCATTCTTGACTACACCTCCCAAAATCATGGTCTTTCGTAAATTATCCATCTCATCTCAGTTTAAATAAGTTGGCTTGGACCTCATTGATTTTGattctttctcaaattttcattaAGAACCACATTACCAAAACTTTTCCTACTATTGAATTTGATCCAATGACTCTCGTTGTAATCTTATACTATTGGTTAGGTATGCGATGAAATTTATATTGCCACATCTCAGAAAAGTTGTTAAGTTGTGACATGACTCGAGGTATTGAGTCCAATTAAGATTGCACACAATACAACCAACAACTATATGCGAACATAAGAGTGATATCGATACCATTTTCCACCAGAACAAAATCATTCACATAGGTAACGATGTGCTTATTGTCACATTTCCAATAACCATTATTCATTTTGTAACGTGCAATAGTTACCTCAAAGATCCTGATTTGCTCATTATATggaataatttaacaatttcaatattaatatcaaaatataaataattgaatttataaaaataataatttaaattgatatattaaaatataaatgatgaaatttatagaaataataatttaaatttatatattaaaatataaatgatcaaatttataaaaataatatatatatatatataatataaatgagtttaaaaaaactGAGTTGGAACACTAAAATGATTATAGTTTAAAAATGATTGAACAagttttttctttcctttctcaCGATCTTGACACCGGTTTTGTTTTATGTGAGTTTCTTCCGATCTTCAAAACACAAACATGTTACACTAAagccaaaatatattttaaatttaacaaataaactcAACAGAAAAGTAAAGTTTTAAACATATAAGAACAgagatttagaaaaataaaatagaaagatTCTTACAGTATATCagatttaaaagaattttacAGAAGATTAAGATCTTGAACAGATAACCCAAATTACTCTGTTCTAGCTAATTCTTACTCTCTGTTACTCcaagaaaaaaactaaaagaatAATCGACGATTCTTTGacttctctcttttctttctgcaaaaataagatgaaataatcatataatatatatatatatattatttgtttggattgttagaaataatgtcttgaaataacagaaaaatatatatacatacaatgttacaaataaataaaaataaaataagatatacgaagaacaatatcaccgtatttgatggttgattcgaggcatgtgttagacacatttcccttaaaacagttccaccgtctccccatgtgctagagcttatcacagatggctgtctcccagggtacaacgaatctagtagtgattcagcaccgaaatcactacacaacgaacttgataaagtacctgaactatcaccgggtttcaacggaaaaatcgaacaaagaactcgaagaacactcacaaaacaagaagaagacttttggaattctagtgtgagaaaaaatataagataatgaagtgtttgagattagagatgaggggttttatattgttgaaaagttaaactttcataaaatcaaccattaatctttgatccaacggctgaccttgattgcctcttcattgctgccctttgtattttctcttcgatagaaaatacacgttacatgattttcttgctaataaattgatagcaataatatcatgaaggttacaatgacaattaacaaaattaaacatatttaatttgataattgttcttcaagccattaaatgttaattacatcattaacaaattaattataataatttaattatttggatcaaatttcattttaattcacgtttgaatttcatgtgaatttcgtttgaatttcatttgattttatttacccaaattctcatttccattcattaatggaatttatgaattagtttaaaattccaacaatcccccacattaatggaaattgaaagataacccggtgaaaggttcaacagttgaattctacataggataggtaggtgtaaccctttgaaccttcccttgtgaaagcatataactttactagctgattagtagactcgatatccttgaactattctgccttttgtgtaaacgattacacactttcacatagaattctccctgatacatgtcaagctctcatggatgtgtccgttttggccatggaacacgcgcctggttctgtgagagggtctagaattgagccgtgcaattccttCAAAgaggccccacttctccctcacataggtgatctctttgttcacaaagaatcattaaaagcgatatgcttatcctcgtcaaaatatatattgtttcattataggattaatcctcaacaataactttccaagtcagtacaattaggttgtcctattgaacctagttcttgggatctccagtttgcataggttgggttttccttcataccaacttatagtagacTAATGTCtgaaaagacttcaaactatctctctattcaataatctgattagtgaatccacaatgttatctttgacttacatagtcaaatttgataactccattagagagtatagtataatgacattatgtctaagacgtgtatgtctagacttgtcactgactctaaacttgtccaatttctaattactatcataataattagaaatttatgttggtacattcttagttaaccttggaacatcttctaataagaagcatagtcattcgtacatgcttatcatttaattttttatgaaaatattgtttacttgactaactagtagacaaaatgtctttgaactattctgccttcgtgtaaacgattatatattttacataaaaatattttatttttcgacataagtcaaaaatatagattataacgtttaatctatccatcataaatttcttagaagatttccatacgtagattgcacttctaagtgtaaacatattcactttaagacgtaaagtctttcatttaataatatcaatatatcatttgataacaacatgatatttcgtttagtgcaattcatatcctttatggatttaatcatttttatcgtaattttcaacgataaaaatatcatacaaaagacacgtaatgaaataattttcattgtcttcatgatatatataattgtcacatccactttttaataaaagtatgatcaaatttttatatcattattataaaatttgttataagtcatattaagactttataaactttctttttcatttatttcataaaattcttttgaagacattggttcttcaaagttttatgaaaataatgtcaaaatatgacacgtttcttgatttcaaaatcctcaaatctaaaatatcgatttgaacaccaactcagcaaatataaacaagatattttcttgttattttatttctttttataaagttgcgcaactttatcttttatagagaacatatttctctaacaataaattatctttatatttatcataatatacacaattatttttgtgtgataatcaataaaaatatttgcccccattcgtgttggtacccttttttaaatcacacacttatatgatttaaatcaatgattttcaaatcaagaaattgtcacacaattattttacaaatttcttttgttatacttatcatacaatgaataagataactatatcataaatatttaattgaataaaatataatttttatacaagagattagaatgtttattcatatataaatcattcttcacataatctctacataaaaaattaaaatatttaatcaaataaaatatttatttcaacacttaatttctataaaagaaattagaatatttaatcaaataaatattcaccatatcacatgatttctacaaaagaaatcataatgtttcaagcatctttggccgaagccgcttaaacatttattttcggttgcacgtttgcatcccgcaatattggcacgtttgccacattattctcaaatcaaacaagacttttcttgtaattatttgatttcaaaatatcaaatccAATAAGTCTTTATGATACAAttaaacaatgtatatcaaatatattatagtataccaaatttaatatatccatatatatgatattatatattcttcttctttcattttagtcaccacgatgacaaaacaactataatatatatatagtcaataacatagaaacgtaatcagataaataatatgtcatatatattcttaaacaaatatatatacaacttcatttatcattaaaaataccgtttaaaaaatacataataattaattagaataataattattacacttaattagaatgttgatcatttatctttaatcgaatataaaactaactaattataaaaataaatattcatgtcatcaattattcgtttcttaattaattagatgacctttaacattctataacaattctttgtcaatcaaagagcacatgatttgtgacaaattttaaaattatctattaaaataaaaatagatagaaaataaatcttaatttatatatatatatatatatatatatatatatatatatatatatatatatatataaatttctagataatcatacttattatgaataacatgaatcatcatattattagctaatatgcatgatttatattaataatcaattaacacataatcaaatatatttcatatattaatcaaagcacttacattgccatattttgaacaataatcggtGTGAAGCGACTAagcatgctcaaaataaatctgagTAGATTGTTCTCACCAAGACAGTTTTTGCgaagacaatttcgactaacatag
Proteins encoded:
- the LOC124913058 gene encoding calcium-binding protein CML42-like; translation: MESTTTTDQCQKQSLNGSKEKLPTSFSLQSSSLNTLRLRRIFDFFDKNDDGMITIDELSQALRRLSYEADMIELSSIVNAHIRPGNYGLEFSDFEAFHRSLNDTFFDDEDNQVDFQEPEDEEAQEESDLKEAFKVFDENGDGFISANELQAVLGKLGFSEGSEIGHCKQMIVSVDRNNDGRVDFIEFKDMMHKTLLKNKS